A single Anopheles arabiensis isolate DONGOLA chromosome X, AaraD3, whole genome shotgun sequence DNA region contains:
- the LOC120906812 gene encoding probable phosphorylase b kinase regulatory subunit alpha isoform X1 — translation MRSRSNSGVRLDYYQRIVHRLIMRHQQPVTGLFPASPQTQHAWIRDNVYCILAVWGLSMAYKKIADQDEDRAKAYELEQCCVKLMRGLLMAMMNQKEKVERFKTSQNPLDSLHAKYSSRNGQIVVGDSEWGHLQIDAISLYLLILAQMTASGLQIVFSLDEVAFIQNLVFYIESAYCIPDYGIWERGDKSNHGQPELNASSIGMAKAALEAMNELDLFGARGGSGSVIHVLADEAHKCQAVLQSMLPRESNSKELDAGLLSVVGFPAFACDDPQLIETTQEAIITRLQGRYGCKRFLRDGYKTPKEDNTRLYYERWELRMFEKIECEWPLFFCYLILNKAFQNDKQAVAEYSQKLEDILVKTEEGMKLIPELYAVPEKAVAAEYQAPGSQQRVVVGRCPFLWGQSLYILGKLLQEGFLAVGELDPLNRRLGAQKKPDVVVQVVILAEDNDIRDKLAEHGIQVQTIADVAPIEVQPARVLSHLYTYLGRNKKLGLSGRKSRDVGILSTSKLYSLKDRIFAFTPQFSDVNRFYIASDNELMIDLLKGEINFLKSAWQNLLGRPLLTLVLKTVHLDNNKVPLAMIQTMKKLKSGYISGTRVILGNLGDFINTSAITDLSFLGSQEDGYPDKLNPAVQAYLDEHLLRSFSHRASTTSIRSSGLRPKNLRRRMSVKGAIKKTRSINVDSETLGMEGNVTERRLSHVTPQWLEPNQTTVGAAGAAGAGTGAAATGPSGGSPTSRDPSPNTQAQQQQQQQQQQPRYGTERVSLDDDGKKLHIQTSATAAMPKIHIQPLPRHRPTTETNFENTEVEELIAMLRETENLEEQGDILQHLVDTQGLDFNTELTAGVNEDSPSQGMLEEGRVVTVRGLLKGLYEKACQQKMWGLVRHTAGMLGKRVEDLAKAVTDLLVRQKQVTVGMPPNSEHTITAPLPEMELRAVIHEAYGDDESTAMLSQELLVYLAMFIRTEPQLFHEMLRLRVGLIIQVMAKELSRTLNCDGEQASEHLLNLSPFEMKNLLHHILSGKEFAINSVARGNISIVSCKSSRVSKKSQIGIGEPEAAEGSLIDDRQGQWLRRRRLDGALNRVPRDFYPRVWTVLERCSGLAIEGRILPQSLTQEMTPNELKFALEVETALNTIPQPEYRQLVVEALMVLTLVTEHNILASIGTIIYVEHLVHRANQLFLEDQRKSHGDAMLCCAKNKDVRETTTAGLLLCGGAAYICQHLYDSAPSGSYGTMTYMARAVASVLELPKHGDMDCTIS, via the exons ATGCGTAGCCGGAGCAATTCCGGGGTTCGCCTCGACTACTACCAGCGGATCGTGCATCGGCTGATCATGCGCCACCAGCAACCGGTGACCGGGCTGTTCCCGGCCAGCCCCCAAACGCAGCACGCCTGG ATACGCGACAACGTGTACTGCATACTGGCCGTCTGGGGGCTGTCGATGGCGTACAAGAAGATCGCGGACCAGGACGAGGACCGGGCGAAGGCGTACGAGCTGGAGCAGTGCTGCGTGAAGCTGATGCGCGGCCTgctgatggcgatgatgaacCAGAAGGAAAAGGTGGAGCGCTTCAAGACGTCGCAGAACCCGCTCGACTCGCTGCACGCCAAGTACTCGAGCCGCAACGGCCAGATCGTGGTGGGCGACAGCGAGTGGGGCCACCTGCAGATCGACGCCATCTCGCTCTACCTGCTCATCCTCGCCCAGATGACCGCGTCCGGGCTGCAGATCGTGTTCTCGCTCGACGAGGTCGCGTTCATCCAGAACCTGGTGTTCTACATCGAGTCGGCGTACTGCATCCCGGACTACGGCATCTGGGAGCGGGGCGACAAGTCGAACCACGGCCAGCCGGAGCTGAACGCGAGCTCGATCGGCATGGCGAAGGCGGCCCTGGAGGCGATGAACGAGCTCGACCTGTTCGGGGCGCGCGGCGGCTCCGGCTCGGTCATACACGTGCTCGCGGACGAGGCGCACAAGTGCCAGGCGGTGCTGCAGTCGATGCTGCCGCGCGAATCGAACAGCAAGGAGCTGGACGCGGGCCTGCTGTCGGTGGTCGGCTTTCCCGCGTTCGCGTGCGACGACCCGCAGCTGATCGAGACGACGCAGGAGGCGATCATCACGCGGCTGCAGGGCCGGTACGGCTGCAAGCGGTTCCTGCGCGACGGCTACAAAACGCCGAAGGAGGACAACACGCGCCTGTACTACGAGCGGTGGGAGCTGCGCATGTTCGAGAAGATTGAGTGCGAGTGGCCGCTGTTCTTCTGCTACCTGATACTGAACAAAGCGTTCCAGAACGACAAGCAGGCGGTGGCGGAGTACTCGCAAAAGCTCGAGGACATACTGGTGAAGACGGAGGAGGGCATGAAGCTGATACCGGAGCTGTACGCGGTGCCGGAGAAGGCGGTGGCGGCCGAGTACCAGGCGCCCGGCAGCCAGCAGCGCGTCGTGGTCGGCCGTTGCCCGTTCCTGTGGGGCCAGTCGCTCTACATCCTCGGGAAGCTGTTGCAGGAG GGTTTCCTTGCCGTCGGCGAGCTGGATCCGCTGAACCGGCGGCTCGGGGCCCAGAAAAAGCCGGACGTGGTCGTGCAGGTGGTGATACTGGCGGAGGACAACGACATACGGGACAAGCTGGCGGAGCACGGCATCCAGGTGCAGACGATCGCGGACGTGGCCCCGATCGAGGTGCAGCCCGCCCGCGTACTCAGCCACCTGTACACGTACCTCGGGCGCAACAAGAAGCTGGGCTTGTCCGGACGCAAGTCGCGCGACGTCGGCATACTCAGCACCAGCAAGCTGTACTCGCTCAAGGATCGCATCTTTGCGTTTACGCCACAG TTCTCCGACGTGAACCGATTCTATATCGCGTCCGACAACGAGCTTATGATCGATCTGCTAAAGGGCGAGATCAACTTTCTGAAGTCAGCGTGGCAGAATCTGCTCGGCCGCCCGCTGCTGACGCTGGTGCTGAAAACCGTACATCTAG ATAACAACAAGGTGCCGCTGGCAATGATCCAAACGATGAAGAAGCTCAAGTCGGGCTACATCAGCGGCACGCGCGTCATCCTCGGCAATTTGGGCGACTTTATCAACACGTCCGCCATCACGGATCTGAGCTTTCTCGGCAGCCAGGAGGACGGCTACCCGGACA AATTGAATCCCGCCGTGCAGGCGTACCTGGACGAGCATCTGCTGCGCTCGTTCAGCCACCGGGCATCGACCACCTCGATCCGGTCGTCCGGACTGCGGCCGAAAAATCTGCGCCGCCGCATGTCGGTCAAGGGTGCGATCAAGAAGACGCGCTCGATCAACGTCGACT CGGAAACACTCGGCATGGAGGGTAATGTGACCGAGCGACGCCTGTCCCACGTGACACCCCAGTGGCTCGAGCCGAACCAGACAACGgtcggtgctgctggtgctgctggtgctggtactGGTGCTGCGGCCACCGGGCCATCCGGCGGTTCGCCAACATCGCGCGATCCTTCCCCGAACACGcaggcccagcagcagcagcagcagcagcagcagcaaccgcggTACGGCACGGAGCGTGTGTCGctcgacgacgacggcaaaAAGCTGCACATCCAAACGTCGGCAACTGCGGCCA TGCCAAAGATACACATTCAGCCGCTGCCGCGCCACCGGCCCACCACGGAGACCAACTTCGAGAACACCGAGGTGGAGGAGCTGATTGCGATGCTGCGCGAGACGGAGAATCTCGAGGAGCAGGGCGACATACTGCAGCATCTGGTCGATACGCAGGGGCTCGATTTCAACACCG AGTTAACTGCGGGCGTTAATGAAGATTCCCCTTCCCAAGGCATGCTGGAGGAGGGCAGGGTAGTGACGGTGCGCGGTCTGCTGAAGGGCCTGTACGAGAAGGCGTGCCAGCAGAAGATGTGGGGCCTGGTGCGCCACACCGCCGGCATGCTCGGCAAGCGGGTCGAGGACCTAGCGAAGGCCGTTACCGATCTGCTCGTGCGCCAGAAGCAG GTTACGGTCGGCATGCCGCCGAACAGCGAGCACACGATAACGGCCCCGCTGCCCGAGATGGAGCTGCGCGCCGTCATCCACGAGGCGTACGGGGACGACGAGAGTACGGCGATGCTGTCCCAGGAGCTGCTCGTCTATCTCGCGATGTTCATCCGCACCGAGCCGCAGCTGTTCCACGAGATGCTGCGGCTGCGCGTCGGCCTGATCATCCAGGTGATGGCCAAAGAGCTGTCCCGCACGCTCAACTGCGACGGCGAGCAGGCATCGGAGCATCTGCTCAACCTGTCGCCGTTCGAGATGAAGAACCTGCTGCACCACATCCTGAGCGGCAAGGAGTTCGCGATCAACAGCGTCGCGCGCGGCAACATCTCGATCGTGAGCTGCAAGTCGAGCCGGGTGAGCAAGAAGAGCCAGATCGGCATCGGCGAGCCGGAGGCGGCCGAGGGCTCGCTGATCGACGACCGGCAGGGGCAGTGGCTGCGGCGCCGCCGCCTCGACGGTGCCCTCAACCGGGTGCCGCGCGACTTCTACCCGCGCGTCTGGACGGTGCTGGAGCGCTGCTCCGGGCTGGCGATCGAGGGCCGCATCCTGCCGCAGAGCCTCACGCAGGAGATGACACCGAACGAGCTGAAGTTTGCGCTCGAGGTGGAGACGGCGCTGAACACGATCCCGCAGCCGGAGTACCGgcagctggtggtggaggcGCTGATGGTGCTGACGCTCGTCACCGAGCACAACATACTCGCGTCGATCGGCACGATCATCTACGTCGAGCATCTGGTGCACCGGGCGAACCAGCTGTTCCTGGAGGATCAGCGCAAAAGCCACGGCGACGCGATGCTGTGCTGCGCGAAGAACAAGGACGTGCGGGAGACGACCACCgccgggctgctgctgtgcggcGGGGCCGCCTACATCTGCCAGCACCTGTACGACAGTGCGCCGAGCGGCAGCTACGGCACGATGACGTACATGGCCCGGGCGGTCGCCTCCGTGCTGGAGCTGCCGAAGCACGGCGACATGGACTGCACCATCTCGTAA
- the LOC120906812 gene encoding probable phosphorylase b kinase regulatory subunit alpha isoform X2 yields MRSRSNSGVRLDYYQRIVHRLIMRHQQPVTGLFPASPQTQHAWIRDNVYCILAVWGLSMAYKKIADQDEDRAKAYELEQCCVKLMRGLLMAMMNQKEKVERFKTSQNPLDSLHAKYSSRNGQIVVGDSEWGHLQIDAISLYLLILAQMTASGLQIVFSLDEVAFIQNLVFYIESAYCIPDYGIWERGDKSNHGQPELNASSIGMAKAALEAMNELDLFGARGGSGSVIHVLADEAHKCQAVLQSMLPRESNSKELDAGLLSVVGFPAFACDDPQLIETTQEAIITRLQGRYGCKRFLRDGYKTPKEDNTRLYYERWELRMFEKIECEWPLFFCYLILNKAFQNDKQAVAEYSQKLEDILVKTEEGMKLIPELYAVPEKAVAAEYQAPGSQQRVVVGRCPFLWGQSLYILGKLLQEGFLAVGELDPLNRRLGAQKKPDVVVQVVILAEDNDIRDKLAEHGIQVQTIADVAPIEVQPARVLSHLYTYLGRNKKLGLSGRKSRDVGILSTSKLYSLKDRIFAFTPQIFDHDEYYTSRDPALLASNFTDILAFLSYSWRHLLGRPTITLMATHWLLDNNKVPLAMIQTMKKLKSGYISGTRVILGNLGDFINTSAITDLSFLGSQEDGYPDKLNPAVQAYLDEHLLRSFSHRASTTSIRSSGLRPKNLRRRMSVKGAIKKTRSINVDSETLGMEGNVTERRLSHVTPQWLEPNQTTVGAAGAAGAGTGAAATGPSGGSPTSRDPSPNTQAQQQQQQQQQQPRYGTERVSLDDDGKKLHIQTSATAAMPKIHIQPLPRHRPTTETNFENTEVEELIAMLRETENLEEQGDILQHLVDTQGLDFNTELTAGVNEDSPSQGMLEEGRVVTVRGLLKGLYEKACQQKMWGLVRHTAGMLGKRVEDLAKAVTDLLVRQKQVTVGMPPNSEHTITAPLPEMELRAVIHEAYGDDESTAMLSQELLVYLAMFIRTEPQLFHEMLRLRVGLIIQVMAKELSRTLNCDGEQASEHLLNLSPFEMKNLLHHILSGKEFAINSVARGNISIVSCKSSRVSKKSQIGIGEPEAAEGSLIDDRQGQWLRRRRLDGALNRVPRDFYPRVWTVLERCSGLAIEGRILPQSLTQEMTPNELKFALEVETALNTIPQPEYRQLVVEALMVLTLVTEHNILASIGTIIYVEHLVHRANQLFLEDQRKSHGDAMLCCAKNKDVRETTTAGLLLCGGAAYICQHLYDSAPSGSYGTMTYMARAVASVLELPKHGDMDCTIS; encoded by the exons ATGCGTAGCCGGAGCAATTCCGGGGTTCGCCTCGACTACTACCAGCGGATCGTGCATCGGCTGATCATGCGCCACCAGCAACCGGTGACCGGGCTGTTCCCGGCCAGCCCCCAAACGCAGCACGCCTGG ATACGCGACAACGTGTACTGCATACTGGCCGTCTGGGGGCTGTCGATGGCGTACAAGAAGATCGCGGACCAGGACGAGGACCGGGCGAAGGCGTACGAGCTGGAGCAGTGCTGCGTGAAGCTGATGCGCGGCCTgctgatggcgatgatgaacCAGAAGGAAAAGGTGGAGCGCTTCAAGACGTCGCAGAACCCGCTCGACTCGCTGCACGCCAAGTACTCGAGCCGCAACGGCCAGATCGTGGTGGGCGACAGCGAGTGGGGCCACCTGCAGATCGACGCCATCTCGCTCTACCTGCTCATCCTCGCCCAGATGACCGCGTCCGGGCTGCAGATCGTGTTCTCGCTCGACGAGGTCGCGTTCATCCAGAACCTGGTGTTCTACATCGAGTCGGCGTACTGCATCCCGGACTACGGCATCTGGGAGCGGGGCGACAAGTCGAACCACGGCCAGCCGGAGCTGAACGCGAGCTCGATCGGCATGGCGAAGGCGGCCCTGGAGGCGATGAACGAGCTCGACCTGTTCGGGGCGCGCGGCGGCTCCGGCTCGGTCATACACGTGCTCGCGGACGAGGCGCACAAGTGCCAGGCGGTGCTGCAGTCGATGCTGCCGCGCGAATCGAACAGCAAGGAGCTGGACGCGGGCCTGCTGTCGGTGGTCGGCTTTCCCGCGTTCGCGTGCGACGACCCGCAGCTGATCGAGACGACGCAGGAGGCGATCATCACGCGGCTGCAGGGCCGGTACGGCTGCAAGCGGTTCCTGCGCGACGGCTACAAAACGCCGAAGGAGGACAACACGCGCCTGTACTACGAGCGGTGGGAGCTGCGCATGTTCGAGAAGATTGAGTGCGAGTGGCCGCTGTTCTTCTGCTACCTGATACTGAACAAAGCGTTCCAGAACGACAAGCAGGCGGTGGCGGAGTACTCGCAAAAGCTCGAGGACATACTGGTGAAGACGGAGGAGGGCATGAAGCTGATACCGGAGCTGTACGCGGTGCCGGAGAAGGCGGTGGCGGCCGAGTACCAGGCGCCCGGCAGCCAGCAGCGCGTCGTGGTCGGCCGTTGCCCGTTCCTGTGGGGCCAGTCGCTCTACATCCTCGGGAAGCTGTTGCAGGAG GGTTTCCTTGCCGTCGGCGAGCTGGATCCGCTGAACCGGCGGCTCGGGGCCCAGAAAAAGCCGGACGTGGTCGTGCAGGTGGTGATACTGGCGGAGGACAACGACATACGGGACAAGCTGGCGGAGCACGGCATCCAGGTGCAGACGATCGCGGACGTGGCCCCGATCGAGGTGCAGCCCGCCCGCGTACTCAGCCACCTGTACACGTACCTCGGGCGCAACAAGAAGCTGGGCTTGTCCGGACGCAAGTCGCGCGACGTCGGCATACTCAGCACCAGCAAGCTGTACTCGCTCAAGGATCGCATCTTTGCGTTTACGCCACAG ATATTCGATCACGACGAGTACTATACATCGCGCGATCCCGCCCTGCTGGCGAGCAATTTCACCGACATACTAGCGTTCCTTAGCTATAGCTGGCGCCATCTGCTCGGTCGACCTACGATCACACTGATGGCCACCCATTGGCTCTTAG ATAACAACAAGGTGCCGCTGGCAATGATCCAAACGATGAAGAAGCTCAAGTCGGGCTACATCAGCGGCACGCGCGTCATCCTCGGCAATTTGGGCGACTTTATCAACACGTCCGCCATCACGGATCTGAGCTTTCTCGGCAGCCAGGAGGACGGCTACCCGGACA AATTGAATCCCGCCGTGCAGGCGTACCTGGACGAGCATCTGCTGCGCTCGTTCAGCCACCGGGCATCGACCACCTCGATCCGGTCGTCCGGACTGCGGCCGAAAAATCTGCGCCGCCGCATGTCGGTCAAGGGTGCGATCAAGAAGACGCGCTCGATCAACGTCGACT CGGAAACACTCGGCATGGAGGGTAATGTGACCGAGCGACGCCTGTCCCACGTGACACCCCAGTGGCTCGAGCCGAACCAGACAACGgtcggtgctgctggtgctgctggtgctggtactGGTGCTGCGGCCACCGGGCCATCCGGCGGTTCGCCAACATCGCGCGATCCTTCCCCGAACACGcaggcccagcagcagcagcagcagcagcagcagcaaccgcggTACGGCACGGAGCGTGTGTCGctcgacgacgacggcaaaAAGCTGCACATCCAAACGTCGGCAACTGCGGCCA TGCCAAAGATACACATTCAGCCGCTGCCGCGCCACCGGCCCACCACGGAGACCAACTTCGAGAACACCGAGGTGGAGGAGCTGATTGCGATGCTGCGCGAGACGGAGAATCTCGAGGAGCAGGGCGACATACTGCAGCATCTGGTCGATACGCAGGGGCTCGATTTCAACACCG AGTTAACTGCGGGCGTTAATGAAGATTCCCCTTCCCAAGGCATGCTGGAGGAGGGCAGGGTAGTGACGGTGCGCGGTCTGCTGAAGGGCCTGTACGAGAAGGCGTGCCAGCAGAAGATGTGGGGCCTGGTGCGCCACACCGCCGGCATGCTCGGCAAGCGGGTCGAGGACCTAGCGAAGGCCGTTACCGATCTGCTCGTGCGCCAGAAGCAG GTTACGGTCGGCATGCCGCCGAACAGCGAGCACACGATAACGGCCCCGCTGCCCGAGATGGAGCTGCGCGCCGTCATCCACGAGGCGTACGGGGACGACGAGAGTACGGCGATGCTGTCCCAGGAGCTGCTCGTCTATCTCGCGATGTTCATCCGCACCGAGCCGCAGCTGTTCCACGAGATGCTGCGGCTGCGCGTCGGCCTGATCATCCAGGTGATGGCCAAAGAGCTGTCCCGCACGCTCAACTGCGACGGCGAGCAGGCATCGGAGCATCTGCTCAACCTGTCGCCGTTCGAGATGAAGAACCTGCTGCACCACATCCTGAGCGGCAAGGAGTTCGCGATCAACAGCGTCGCGCGCGGCAACATCTCGATCGTGAGCTGCAAGTCGAGCCGGGTGAGCAAGAAGAGCCAGATCGGCATCGGCGAGCCGGAGGCGGCCGAGGGCTCGCTGATCGACGACCGGCAGGGGCAGTGGCTGCGGCGCCGCCGCCTCGACGGTGCCCTCAACCGGGTGCCGCGCGACTTCTACCCGCGCGTCTGGACGGTGCTGGAGCGCTGCTCCGGGCTGGCGATCGAGGGCCGCATCCTGCCGCAGAGCCTCACGCAGGAGATGACACCGAACGAGCTGAAGTTTGCGCTCGAGGTGGAGACGGCGCTGAACACGATCCCGCAGCCGGAGTACCGgcagctggtggtggaggcGCTGATGGTGCTGACGCTCGTCACCGAGCACAACATACTCGCGTCGATCGGCACGATCATCTACGTCGAGCATCTGGTGCACCGGGCGAACCAGCTGTTCCTGGAGGATCAGCGCAAAAGCCACGGCGACGCGATGCTGTGCTGCGCGAAGAACAAGGACGTGCGGGAGACGACCACCgccgggctgctgctgtgcggcGGGGCCGCCTACATCTGCCAGCACCTGTACGACAGTGCGCCGAGCGGCAGCTACGGCACGATGACGTACATGGCCCGGGCGGTCGCCTCCGTGCTGGAGCTGCCGAAGCACGGCGACATGGACTGCACCATCTCGTAA